GTCCAGTAATACGACCGCCGCTTTTCCCCCCTACGAGGACAACTACAACGACTACTCTGAATCCAACAACCCCTACCATCTCCCGCACAACCGACAAGTCACCTTATCCCCAGAACCCCTCTCCCATGAAGAGGAGGGTTGGGGACAACCTTCATCGAGGGGCAGCGGCAGCAGAATACACACACAGACAGACTCTTCCGTCCATGCCCAATCTCGCGCCCCACCTCCCGCCCAatcctccttctccaccCACCGCTATCCAAATCCGCTCCCGCCACTCCCTGATATCACACCCACCACCACCCTCGATCTCATGCCTACTTCAGCAGAAGTGTCGGGGTTTAGACCAGTCACTTCCCACTCTGATGTGGTAACAGCTCAGACAAGAGGCCACGATAACCCCTCGCCTACCTACCCGGCTCGCCAACAGAGCGGCTGGCGTCGGCATATGTCTGACAACAGCAGCCATGACAGTGAGACATATGCTGCGCGCGGAGGTAGGAGAGGATCGTTTAGATGAATGTGAGAAAGCTTCACGATTTACCTGGCTTATATCGCCATCTTGGGATTCTGATTTATGACGCACATATCCTGTTTTCTTTCTCGCATTGTATTTTGCATGGCTATGGCGCTAATTCAGGAAATCTGTTAATCTTTCTGTTCTTTTCTGTGAATTTTTTGGGCTGTTTTGTCTTCCGGGATCGAACCCGGTTTTGATCGGTCTGTACATGTACATACACATGAGATTTTGATGTTGATTCTGCATATAACGACGTTGTGATTACGGTGTATGATTGTAACGGATGTTATGATTATGGTGAATGATTGATCAATGAAATGAGAACTTCAACTACAAGTGTCAAATCGAAAATAGAGTACTGGAAGTCATTCATCATCAGATGTACCAGCAGTGGTGGTGCATTAGTTAGTTGAACAAGAGACATCCCAAAGCAGAAAATTTATATTCATGACGATCAGATAAGATTCGATGCGATCGTGCGTCATTGGGTATCATAAGTGcacgtactccgtagttggAAGATTCATCACCCAAACCCAAAAGATTGATGAAACCCCACTCTGTCCAAAACGCCAGCCATGGCGAAATGCCAAATGCAAtgcaaaccaaaaaaagaaccaaGTCGCTACATGCCAACCATATCCATGTCAAAGAAGATCACTTCTTCAACCCCCGCACACCAAACATCTCAGCAACACTCCGTTGTCCCTTGGCCGCAACATGCATACCAGGGAACCGGGACTCGGCAAGACGACGCCCAGCTTTGATACTCTCAAGAGCCCTAGTGATAAGCCCAAGGTCAGATGATCACTTGCCAGTCATTTACACGGCATGATAGTACTTACCAGTCCACACTAACCATCTTCACGCCTTTCCAACCCCCACGGGCAATCTCCTGCTGGAGCTTCCCCGCAGCAAGCCCTCCCCCCGCACCAGACACAGCGGTTCCACTACCAGCTCCAGTGTTGGGTTTTCCGACAAGAACATGCGTCACCGTCTTCCGGGCCATGAAGATAGAAGTTCTAGCGCCGTTCGACACGAGTAGATGTTTAAGTTTATGCTCCgagatctgggggagtgTCGAGCCATTGATGTAGATCGTAACACCGGCAAAGATACACGAAGTCAATTTCAAATCGAGGCGGGCGCCAGAGTGGGAGTCAGGTTGGGGGTTGTCCTCTATTTGAGACCATTCCTTTTTCGTTTCCGTTTCCGTTTCCGTTTCCCGTATGTCTCCAACAGTCCTAAGCTTCTTCGTCTCTGTCTTCCTCTCCTTTTCAGGCTCCGCCATAGCCTTCCTCTTGCTAACACCCATAAACAACCGAATATCCCGAACACCAAGTTCATTCCGCTTAGCCACATCCCCAGCTACCAAAGCCCATGCACCGGAAGCAGGAATGTTTGGCGGCGACTGCGACGCGCACTTCCCATTGAAGGCGCCGGGTACGAGGATCGACTCTTCTGAGGCCTTGTTCCCCGGTCCCAaccctcttcctcgtcctgGAAGACAATCCCCACTTTGATACTGCCTGGTCAATTTGGCCGAGCGCGCATTTCGCCACGATGTCGAGCCGAGGAAACCACCACCTTCGGCTACGCGCTGGTGACCTGTTGAAGCTGACTGCCAGTGGTCGATATAGAGGTGATTTCGTGGTTCTGGAGGAGGTTGTGGTTTGGCGGATCGTTTTGGTTGGTCTGTGGTCATGGTTGGGTCTTGTGGGTTTGTGGGTTTGGAACGGGGATTTTCATTCGTTATTTGAGTGCCACATTGGGTTGAGATGAGGTGGTCTACGATGTGGTTATGTTTGAGTTGAAATTTGGCGAGGAGTCGCCGTGGCGTGAGGCGGAATGAACCACGGTTCGAAtctgttttgtttttgctgTTTTAGGATAGATAGGGTAGATCGGGTCACGTGCTATGGAGGATGTGAGCAGAAGAGGGTATTGTACAGTTTACAGAGACTCTATTTGACGGTATTTCTTGGAGATACTGATTTTATACTCACCTGGTGTCCGAATCCATAAAAAAATCTAAAGCTGTAGCAAGGACAAACGTAGCATCTAATGGCTAGTGAAAACCTCCGATGACCTACAGCATCAAGTCAGATCCGTCAACTGCACTCAGATAAGACTCAGCAAGCTACCATCTCCATAAATATCTACAGGATATTGAAAAGCacgaaagaagagaaaaagacaatCCATTCAGACAGGACAAAACCAACGTTGTATGTCGCTAAAGGCATGCAGACCCAGAGTTCATAACCGTTCATTACCATGATAATCATCTCTCTAGTAGAGTAGCAGTAGCAGAAGCAGACGCAACGGTAGCGCATAAAGTAGAGAGGGGAGCAAAATCAAAGCCAAGGCCATGCCACAAAGACGATCCTTTTGAAACCCCAAGACACGCACAAATAAAGCATCAGtgacaaaaaggaaaagaaacaaaaaaaaaaaaaaaaagacaactCGTTAGTGAAGATGGCTCGTAGTCAAGTCATCACATAAGAAAATTCGTTCATAAGAGATTCGTCACATCGTAGTCATCGAGGTTTGCGATCACCATCCAAGTGTTCAACGTATGACAAGTCTTTCAACACGAAAGCATCAAGAAATGCATTTCTTGTGTTGGACCAGTAACAGATCTTACGCCTAGTTCTTCCCCTCTCCTCACTAAAGTTGGAACTTCTCGAAAAAGGCCAAGAATTTCTCCAACTTGAAAACAGAAACAAACGCAGAGAGACAAATGAGCTTCGTTTCGTTTCGACAACCGCCGGGTTTGACTGTCTCCACAGGAACATGGTAAGACCCAGACAAGACTGCGGAGCGCCATGCGGGTTGTGCATGCGCAGTCTATCAtgaaataaaaaaaaacaaagagaacTCCGACCGAGAAAAAAGGAATAAacagagggaaaaaaaaaagaattccaacaaaaaaccaaaaaaagtgCCGAGAAGAACCAAGACAGAAACCAGAACCACAAACTGAGAGCTAGGTAGGAGCCACGATTGAATCACCCAGACTCACCGATGGCGAGCTACGACCACGCTAGGCTTCATCGGCTGAAGAATAGGCGGGCCACCGACCGGACCACCGAGGGTAGCATCGGTGATTGTCTTACGACGCTTTGACGTCTCGTACTCCACGGTACTCTCGGGGCGGATATCGTC
The nucleotide sequence above comes from Penicillium digitatum chromosome 1, complete sequence. Encoded proteins:
- a CDS encoding BRCT, translating into MTTDQPKRSAKPQPPPEPRNHLYIDHWQSASTGHQRVAEGGGFLGSTSWRNARSAKLTRQYQSGDCLPGRGRGLGPGNKASEESILVPGAFNGKCASQSPPNIPASGAWALVAGDVAKRNELGVRDIRLFMGVSKRKAMAEPEKERKTETKKLRTVGDIRETETETETKKEWSQIEDNPQPDSHSGARLDLKLTSCIFAGVTIYINGSTLPQISEHKLKHLLVSNGARTSIFMARKTVTHVLVGKPNTGAGSGTAVSGAGGGLAAGKLQQEIARGGWKGVKMVSVDWALESIKAGRRLAESRFPGMHVAAKGQRSVAEMFGVRGLKK